One segment of Lycium ferocissimum isolate CSIRO_LF1 unplaced genomic scaffold, AGI_CSIRO_Lferr_CH_V1 ctg546, whole genome shotgun sequence DNA contains the following:
- the LOC132044919 gene encoding G-type lectin S-receptor-like serine/threonine-protein kinase At4g27290 isoform X1, with translation MEMKRSYSILILVQFLCFSLNTNLSLGGDTISANESVSSGQTIISSGGNFELGFFRPGTFFKYYIGIWYKKLYPQTVVWIANRDKPLDDADANLIIIQGNLVLLDKLQNSIWSALAGNINRNTSVTAVLHDDGNLIFSDISNSSTPLILWQSFDYPMDTFLPGAKLGYGKLTKRKQVLISWKNLNDPAPGLYSLEMDPKHAQFVIKWNRTTEYWASGSWNGQRFSSVPEMRLNYIFNYSCTDNENESYFTYSLYNSSTITSRLIMDLSGQIMQQTWLDGSIDWNLFWAQPREPCEIYAKCGAFGVCDNANASCNCLSGFKTRSDREWNSNDYSSGCVRDQKVQCNAITEDKNSFWMNSIMKLPASQDTNFTVGEASQCRYACFNNCFCNAYTYDGSGTCSIWTGELFNLQQLSKTETGRTIFVKRGSTEAQTKAKNSMKLKTILSSITALMFLLIGSFSYIYYRRRTAKRADTRKGTQGAHTSHWHNVEGEAKVLMNENNDEVVDVPYFHLETILAATDSFSNANKLGQGGFGPVYKGIFPGEREIAVKRLSSHSGQGIDEFKNEVTLIAKIQHRNLVKLLGFCINATEQILLYEYMPNKSLDIFIFGKLELISYLLSKSYVSYNGLILLTSPNFVVVMMQDGTLCQSLDWKKHYDIILGIAWGLAYLHHDSRLRIIHRDLKTSNILLDEEMNPKISDFGLARIVEGKGTAANTNKMVGTYGYMSPEYALNGLFSIKSDVFSFGVVVLEIISGRRNTGFYQSEEALNLLGYAWRLWIEDRVIQLAEKSLLESCNKSEEIKFINAALLCVQEDSNDRPNMSDIIVMLVGENMCLPRRNRPAFVMRTHTSSTSSSSSKVSNNQVTMSLTIK, from the exons ATGGAAATGAAGCGCAGCTATTCAATTCTGATACTTGTgcaatttttatgttttagtcTTAACACCAATCTTTCCCTCGGAGGGGACACCATTTCTGCCAATGAATCTGTTTCATCAGGCCAAACAATTATCTCTTCGGGTGGGAACTTTGAACTTGGTTTCTTCAGACCAGGTACCTTTTTTAAATATTACATAGGCATATGGTACAAGAAACTATACCCGCAAACAGTAGTTTGGATAGCGAATAGGGATAAACCACTTGACGATGCTGATGCTAACTTGATAATTATTCAAGGCAACCTGGTGCTTCTCGATAAACTTCAAAACTCAATTTGGTCAGCACTTGCTGGCAACATCAATCGAAATACTTCAGTAACTGCAGTTCTTCATGACGATGGCAATTTGATTTTTAGTGATatatcaaattcatcaacaccCTTAATACTTTGGCAAAGTTTTGATTACCCAATGGACACATTTTTGCCTGGTGCTAAGCTTGGTTATGGCAAACTTACAAAAAGAAAACAGGTTCTGATTTCATGGAAGAATTTGAACGATCCGGCACCAGGTTTATATTCTCTGGAAATGGACCCAAAGCATGCTCAATTTGTTATAAAATGGAATAGGACTACAGAGTATTGGGCAAGTGGTTCATGGAATGGCCAAAGATTCAGCTCAGTGCCTGAGATGAGGTTAAACTACATATTTAATTACAGCTGTACCGACAATGAGAATGAGTCATATTTTACATATTCCCTTTACAATAGTAGTACAATCACATCAAGATTGATCATGGATCTCTCAGGACAAATTATGCAACAAACATGGTTGGATGGTAGCATTGATTGGAATCTATTCTGGGCTCAACCAAGAGAACCTTGTGAGATTTATGCTAAATGTGGGGCATTTGGAGTTTGTGATAATGCTAATGCATCCTGCAATTGTTTGAGCGGTTTCAAGACAAGATCAGATAGAGAATGGAATTCTAATGATTATTCCAGTGGCTGTGTTAGAGACCAAAAGGTGCAGTGTAATGCAATTACTGAAGACAAGAATAGTTTTTGGATGAATTCAATTATGAAATTACCTGCTTCTCAAGATACTAATTTCACAGTTGGGGAAGCCTCACAGTGCAGATATGCATGTTTCAACAATTGCTTTTGCAATGCTTATACCTATGATGGTTCTGGTACCTGTTCAATTTGGACTGGGGAACTGTTCAATCTGCAACAACTCAGCAAAACTGAAACAGGAAGGACCATCTTTGTCAAACGTGGCTCAACTGAAG CTCAAACTAAAGCTAAGAATTCGATGAAGCTAAAAACAATCCTTTCATCCATAACAGCTTTGATGTTTCTACTCATAGGCAGCTTTAGCTACATTTACTATAGAAGAAGAACGGCAAAAAGAGCAG ATACAAGAAAAGGTACTCAGGGGGCACACACATCTCACTGGCACAATGTTGAAGGAGAAGCAAAAGTattgatgaatgaaaataatgatgaaGTTGTTGATGTCCCATACTTTCACTTGGAGACCATTTTGGCAGCTACAGACAGCTTCTCAAATGCAAATAAGCTCGGACAAGGAGGATTTGGTCCTGTGTACAAG GGTATCTTTCCAGGTGAAAGAGAAATTGCAGTCAAAAGGTTATCAAGTCATTCAGGACAAGGCATAGATGAATTTAAGAATGAAGTGACTCTAATTGCAAAGATTCAACATCGAAATCTGGTGAAGCTATTGGGTTTTTGCATCAATGCAACGGAACAGATATTACTTTATGAATATATGCCGAATAAAAGTTTAGATATATTCATATTTGGTAAGTTAGAATTAATAAGTTATTTATTATCAAAGTCATATGTTTCTTATAATGGTCTAATTTTATTGACATCACCAAACTTTGTCGTGGTGATGATGCAAGACGGGACACTTTGTCAATCACTAGACTGGAAGAAACATTATGACATCATATTGGGCATTGCGTGGGGTCTTGCTTATCTTCATCACGATTCACGACTAAGGATCATTCATAGAGATTTAAAAACAAGTAACATTTTATTAGATGAGGAGATGAATCCGAAAATTTCAGATTTTGGCTTGGCAAGGATTGTCGAAGGAAAAGGAACAGCAGCAAATACAAATAAAATGGTGGGAACCTA TGGTTATATGTCTCCTGAATATGCACTGAACGGATTGTTTTCCATCAAGTCAGATGTATTCAGTTTCGGAGTAGTCGTACTTGAGATAATTAGTGGAAGAAGGAATACGGGATTTTATCAATCAGAAGAAGCCTTAAACTTGTTGGGCTAT GCATGGAGATTGTGGATAGAAGATAGGGTGATACAATTAGCAGAGAAGTCATTACTTGAATCATGCAATAAAAGTGAAGAGATAAAGTTTATCAATGCGGCACTCTTGTGCGTACAAGAAGATTCAAATGACCGCCCTAACATGTCAGATATCATTGTAATGTTGGTAGGAGAAAATATGTGTCTTCCTAGACGTAATCGGCCAGCTTTTGTAATGAGAACACACACTTCTAGCACATCGTCTTCTTCctccaaagtctctaacaatcAAGTGACAATGTCTCTAACAATCAAGTGA
- the LOC132044919 gene encoding G-type lectin S-receptor-like serine/threonine-protein kinase At2g19130 isoform X3, producing the protein MEMKRSYSILILVQFLCFSLNTNLSLGGDTISANESVSSGQTIISSGGNFELGFFRPGTFFKYYIGIWYKKLYPQTVVWIANRDKPLDDADANLIIIQGNLVLLDKLQNSIWSALAGNINRNTSVTAVLHDDGNLIFSDISNSSTPLILWQSFDYPMDTFLPGAKLGYGKLTKRKQVLISWKNLNDPAPGLYSLEMDPKHAQFVIKWNRTTEYWASGSWNGQRFSSVPEMRLNYIFNYSCTDNENESYFTYSLYNSSTITSRLIMDLSGQIMQQTWLDGSIDWNLFWAQPREPCEIYAKCGAFGVCDNANASCNCLSGFKTRSDREWNSNDYSSGCVRDQKVQCNAITEDKNSFWMNSIMKLPASQDTNFTVGEASQCRYACFNNCFCNAYTYDGSGTCSIWTGELFNLQQLSKTETGRTIFVKRGSTEAQTKAKNSMKLKTILSSITALMFLLIGSFSYIYYRRRTAKRADTRKGTQGAHTSHWHNVEGEAKVLMNENNDEVVDVPYFHLETILAATDSFSNANKLGQGGFGPVYKGIFPGEREIAVKRLSSHSGQGIDEFKNEVTLIAKIQHRNLVKLLGFCINATEQILLYEYMPNKSLDIFIFGKLELISYLLSKSYVSYNGLILLTSPNFVVVMMQDGTLCQSLDWKKHYDIILGIAWGLAYLHHDSRLRIIHRDLKTSNILLDEEMNPKISDFGLARIVEGKGTAANTNKMVGTYGYMSPEYALG; encoded by the exons ATGGAAATGAAGCGCAGCTATTCAATTCTGATACTTGTgcaatttttatgttttagtcTTAACACCAATCTTTCCCTCGGAGGGGACACCATTTCTGCCAATGAATCTGTTTCATCAGGCCAAACAATTATCTCTTCGGGTGGGAACTTTGAACTTGGTTTCTTCAGACCAGGTACCTTTTTTAAATATTACATAGGCATATGGTACAAGAAACTATACCCGCAAACAGTAGTTTGGATAGCGAATAGGGATAAACCACTTGACGATGCTGATGCTAACTTGATAATTATTCAAGGCAACCTGGTGCTTCTCGATAAACTTCAAAACTCAATTTGGTCAGCACTTGCTGGCAACATCAATCGAAATACTTCAGTAACTGCAGTTCTTCATGACGATGGCAATTTGATTTTTAGTGATatatcaaattcatcaacaccCTTAATACTTTGGCAAAGTTTTGATTACCCAATGGACACATTTTTGCCTGGTGCTAAGCTTGGTTATGGCAAACTTACAAAAAGAAAACAGGTTCTGATTTCATGGAAGAATTTGAACGATCCGGCACCAGGTTTATATTCTCTGGAAATGGACCCAAAGCATGCTCAATTTGTTATAAAATGGAATAGGACTACAGAGTATTGGGCAAGTGGTTCATGGAATGGCCAAAGATTCAGCTCAGTGCCTGAGATGAGGTTAAACTACATATTTAATTACAGCTGTACCGACAATGAGAATGAGTCATATTTTACATATTCCCTTTACAATAGTAGTACAATCACATCAAGATTGATCATGGATCTCTCAGGACAAATTATGCAACAAACATGGTTGGATGGTAGCATTGATTGGAATCTATTCTGGGCTCAACCAAGAGAACCTTGTGAGATTTATGCTAAATGTGGGGCATTTGGAGTTTGTGATAATGCTAATGCATCCTGCAATTGTTTGAGCGGTTTCAAGACAAGATCAGATAGAGAATGGAATTCTAATGATTATTCCAGTGGCTGTGTTAGAGACCAAAAGGTGCAGTGTAATGCAATTACTGAAGACAAGAATAGTTTTTGGATGAATTCAATTATGAAATTACCTGCTTCTCAAGATACTAATTTCACAGTTGGGGAAGCCTCACAGTGCAGATATGCATGTTTCAACAATTGCTTTTGCAATGCTTATACCTATGATGGTTCTGGTACCTGTTCAATTTGGACTGGGGAACTGTTCAATCTGCAACAACTCAGCAAAACTGAAACAGGAAGGACCATCTTTGTCAAACGTGGCTCAACTGAAG CTCAAACTAAAGCTAAGAATTCGATGAAGCTAAAAACAATCCTTTCATCCATAACAGCTTTGATGTTTCTACTCATAGGCAGCTTTAGCTACATTTACTATAGAAGAAGAACGGCAAAAAGAGCAG ATACAAGAAAAGGTACTCAGGGGGCACACACATCTCACTGGCACAATGTTGAAGGAGAAGCAAAAGTattgatgaatgaaaataatgatgaaGTTGTTGATGTCCCATACTTTCACTTGGAGACCATTTTGGCAGCTACAGACAGCTTCTCAAATGCAAATAAGCTCGGACAAGGAGGATTTGGTCCTGTGTACAAG GGTATCTTTCCAGGTGAAAGAGAAATTGCAGTCAAAAGGTTATCAAGTCATTCAGGACAAGGCATAGATGAATTTAAGAATGAAGTGACTCTAATTGCAAAGATTCAACATCGAAATCTGGTGAAGCTATTGGGTTTTTGCATCAATGCAACGGAACAGATATTACTTTATGAATATATGCCGAATAAAAGTTTAGATATATTCATATTTGGTAAGTTAGAATTAATAAGTTATTTATTATCAAAGTCATATGTTTCTTATAATGGTCTAATTTTATTGACATCACCAAACTTTGTCGTGGTGATGATGCAAGACGGGACACTTTGTCAATCACTAGACTGGAAGAAACATTATGACATCATATTGGGCATTGCGTGGGGTCTTGCTTATCTTCATCACGATTCACGACTAAGGATCATTCATAGAGATTTAAAAACAAGTAACATTTTATTAGATGAGGAGATGAATCCGAAAATTTCAGATTTTGGCTTGGCAAGGATTGTCGAAGGAAAAGGAACAGCAGCAAATACAAATAAAATGGTGGGAACCTA TGGCTATATGTCTCCTGAATATGCATTAGGTTGA
- the LOC132044919 gene encoding G-type lectin S-receptor-like serine/threonine-protein kinase At4g27290 isoform X2 → MEMKRSYSILILVQFLCFSLNTNLSLGGDTISANESVSSGQTIISSGGNFELGFFRPGTFFKYYIGIWYKKLYPQTVVWIANRDKPLDDADANLIIIQGNLVLLDKLQNSIWSALAGNINRNTSVTAVLHDDGNLIFSDISNSSTPLILWQSFDYPMDTFLPGAKLGYGKLTKRKQVLISWKNLNDPAPGLYSLEMDPKHAQFVIKWNRTTEYWASGSWNGQRFSSVPEMRLNYIFNYSCTDNENESYFTYSLYNSSTITSRLIMDLSGQIMQQTWLDGSIDWNLFWAQPREPCEIYAKCGAFGVCDNANASCNCLSGFKTRSDREWNSNDYSSGCVRDQKVQCNAITEDKNSFWMNSIMKLPASQDTNFTVGEASQCRYACFNNCFCNAYTYDGSGTCSIWTGELFNLQQLSKTETGRTIFVKRGSTEAQTKAKNSMKLKTILSSITALMFLLIGSFSYIYYRRRTAKRADTRKGTQGAHTSHWHNVEGEAKVLMNENNDEVVDVPYFHLETILAATDSFSNANKLGQGGFGPVYKGIFPGEREIAVKRLSSHSGQGIDEFKNEVTLIAKIQHRNLVKLLGFCINATEQILLYEYMPNKSLDIFIFDGTLCQSLDWKKHYDIILGIAWGLAYLHHDSRLRIIHRDLKTSNILLDEEMNPKISDFGLARIVEGKGTAANTNKMVGTYGYMSPEYALNGLFSIKSDVFSFGVVVLEIISGRRNTGFYQSEEALNLLGYAWRLWIEDRVIQLAEKSLLESCNKSEEIKFINAALLCVQEDSNDRPNMSDIIVMLVGENMCLPRRNRPAFVMRTHTSSTSSSSSKVSNNQVTMSLTIK, encoded by the exons ATGGAAATGAAGCGCAGCTATTCAATTCTGATACTTGTgcaatttttatgttttagtcTTAACACCAATCTTTCCCTCGGAGGGGACACCATTTCTGCCAATGAATCTGTTTCATCAGGCCAAACAATTATCTCTTCGGGTGGGAACTTTGAACTTGGTTTCTTCAGACCAGGTACCTTTTTTAAATATTACATAGGCATATGGTACAAGAAACTATACCCGCAAACAGTAGTTTGGATAGCGAATAGGGATAAACCACTTGACGATGCTGATGCTAACTTGATAATTATTCAAGGCAACCTGGTGCTTCTCGATAAACTTCAAAACTCAATTTGGTCAGCACTTGCTGGCAACATCAATCGAAATACTTCAGTAACTGCAGTTCTTCATGACGATGGCAATTTGATTTTTAGTGATatatcaaattcatcaacaccCTTAATACTTTGGCAAAGTTTTGATTACCCAATGGACACATTTTTGCCTGGTGCTAAGCTTGGTTATGGCAAACTTACAAAAAGAAAACAGGTTCTGATTTCATGGAAGAATTTGAACGATCCGGCACCAGGTTTATATTCTCTGGAAATGGACCCAAAGCATGCTCAATTTGTTATAAAATGGAATAGGACTACAGAGTATTGGGCAAGTGGTTCATGGAATGGCCAAAGATTCAGCTCAGTGCCTGAGATGAGGTTAAACTACATATTTAATTACAGCTGTACCGACAATGAGAATGAGTCATATTTTACATATTCCCTTTACAATAGTAGTACAATCACATCAAGATTGATCATGGATCTCTCAGGACAAATTATGCAACAAACATGGTTGGATGGTAGCATTGATTGGAATCTATTCTGGGCTCAACCAAGAGAACCTTGTGAGATTTATGCTAAATGTGGGGCATTTGGAGTTTGTGATAATGCTAATGCATCCTGCAATTGTTTGAGCGGTTTCAAGACAAGATCAGATAGAGAATGGAATTCTAATGATTATTCCAGTGGCTGTGTTAGAGACCAAAAGGTGCAGTGTAATGCAATTACTGAAGACAAGAATAGTTTTTGGATGAATTCAATTATGAAATTACCTGCTTCTCAAGATACTAATTTCACAGTTGGGGAAGCCTCACAGTGCAGATATGCATGTTTCAACAATTGCTTTTGCAATGCTTATACCTATGATGGTTCTGGTACCTGTTCAATTTGGACTGGGGAACTGTTCAATCTGCAACAACTCAGCAAAACTGAAACAGGAAGGACCATCTTTGTCAAACGTGGCTCAACTGAAG CTCAAACTAAAGCTAAGAATTCGATGAAGCTAAAAACAATCCTTTCATCCATAACAGCTTTGATGTTTCTACTCATAGGCAGCTTTAGCTACATTTACTATAGAAGAAGAACGGCAAAAAGAGCAG ATACAAGAAAAGGTACTCAGGGGGCACACACATCTCACTGGCACAATGTTGAAGGAGAAGCAAAAGTattgatgaatgaaaataatgatgaaGTTGTTGATGTCCCATACTTTCACTTGGAGACCATTTTGGCAGCTACAGACAGCTTCTCAAATGCAAATAAGCTCGGACAAGGAGGATTTGGTCCTGTGTACAAG GGTATCTTTCCAGGTGAAAGAGAAATTGCAGTCAAAAGGTTATCAAGTCATTCAGGACAAGGCATAGATGAATTTAAGAATGAAGTGACTCTAATTGCAAAGATTCAACATCGAAATCTGGTGAAGCTATTGGGTTTTTGCATCAATGCAACGGAACAGATATTACTTTATGAATATATGCCGAATAAAAGTTTAGATATATTCATATTTG ACGGGACACTTTGTCAATCACTAGACTGGAAGAAACATTATGACATCATATTGGGCATTGCGTGGGGTCTTGCTTATCTTCATCACGATTCACGACTAAGGATCATTCATAGAGATTTAAAAACAAGTAACATTTTATTAGATGAGGAGATGAATCCGAAAATTTCAGATTTTGGCTTGGCAAGGATTGTCGAAGGAAAAGGAACAGCAGCAAATACAAATAAAATGGTGGGAACCTA TGGTTATATGTCTCCTGAATATGCACTGAACGGATTGTTTTCCATCAAGTCAGATGTATTCAGTTTCGGAGTAGTCGTACTTGAGATAATTAGTGGAAGAAGGAATACGGGATTTTATCAATCAGAAGAAGCCTTAAACTTGTTGGGCTAT GCATGGAGATTGTGGATAGAAGATAGGGTGATACAATTAGCAGAGAAGTCATTACTTGAATCATGCAATAAAAGTGAAGAGATAAAGTTTATCAATGCGGCACTCTTGTGCGTACAAGAAGATTCAAATGACCGCCCTAACATGTCAGATATCATTGTAATGTTGGTAGGAGAAAATATGTGTCTTCCTAGACGTAATCGGCCAGCTTTTGTAATGAGAACACACACTTCTAGCACATCGTCTTCTTCctccaaagtctctaacaatcAAGTGACAATGTCTCTAACAATCAAGTGA